In Halorussus salilacus, the DNA window CTCGGCGCATTCCGTGAGGACCTCGGCACAGACCTGGCAGTGATCGGCATCATGACGCTCACATTCTTCGGCACACTCCTCACAGGCACCGGCGCAGGCTTCGGCCAATTGCGTACTGTAGTTGGAGTTGCGAGCCATGAATCTGGCGTGCAGCGACGCGATGTCCGCGACGTCGCGACAGAGCCGAGCACACTCTTCCATCTCCTCGTCGCCGAGGCACTCGTCGGCACACCACTCACAGACCTCAGTGGCTTCGTTACAGATCTCGATGCACTCGCGCTCTTCCTCGCTCAGATGATCGATCTTGGAGACTGTTTCTGCAAGTGACATTGGACGTCACCGTACGAGGCCCTTCTAGTTCATCGGCCTGCTTGCCCTTGCGGGGTCATCCCATGTCTGGTCGCCAGAAGGCGTCGAAGAGTGCGGGCACATCGTGCGGGAACGCGAGGTTCTGATGGCCTGGGCTCAGACAGCCTGAGAAGCCAACGGCCGCGATGGAACTCGATCCAATTATACGGCGACGGGAGAGCGTTGTAGGGGTCATAGCCTTCCTTTTCTGGGAGTCGAGGATTGGCCTCCTGGTGTGGACGGTGATACACGAATGTCGCTCATCTCCAGTGCAAGCACCCACGACCACGGTTCCAAACAGTTCTGGATCTGCAGTAGCGATTGCTAGTTCGCCTGTCTCTGTTGTAAGTCGTCGCTCGGGTAGATGCGATACGTCCGCCCTTGGCGCTCGCGGTACAGGAGGCCGCGTTTCTCGAGAGCGCTCACCGTCTGGCTCACCTTGCTCTTCGAAAAGTCAGAGCGATCCCGTACTTCGATCTGTGTGATGCCGGGCGAGGAGATGACTGGTTCGAGGATACGGCGTTCATCATCCGGCAAGAGGTCTAACACACGAGCCTGTGGCTGAGACTCTGGATTGATAGCCCCGTCTGGTTGGGTGGTTCCCTCCGGCGATTCGTCACCCTCCGGATCGGTCGGATTCGCCATTTCATTCTGTGAGCGGTCGGTTACGTCTATGCTGGTGATCTCATCCCGAATCACGAGATACCCCCCACCGATGACAGCCGAGACGAGGAAGGTTCCGAGGACGTACCAGAGTGGATTCGTTCCGTGAACGGACCCCATCGACGTGCCCATCATCGATCCCATCTGGTCGAAGGCCTGCTGTTGCTGATATGCTTGCCAGCTGAGCACACCGCCGACGACGAGGACGGCGGCGACCAAGCCACCGACTACTGTATCTGCTCGCCGTCGATTCATTTCTCCCACCTCGATCCACCGAAATACCTGCTCATGGATGAGAGTTCGCGAGACATCAGTGTACCAGTTTTGATTGTCCAACGCAATACCCGGGGCTGCCTAGCCGCGATACTTGTTATCGAGACATAGCGGTCAGTGATGTTCATGGTTCTGGGAACCTCCCAATCCTGAAACCTGTGGGTGTTGCTGTGCAAATTTGGAGGGGTGCTTCTCGAACGATCGCTTACATTGATCCGAACAGAAGTAGTACGTCTCGCCGTCGTGGGTGAGACTCGGCCCGCTATCGTCGGTTCGCATCCCACAGACGGGGTCGCGGTACTGGCCGGGTGAACCGAGTCCACGTCGGTAGACGTAGAGGAGAAAGCCAGAGAGCGCGAACGCGACGATGTTGAGGTAAAACGTGTAGTTAAGTTTGAAGTACGTCTGTTCGGAGGCTGTCTCCCCGCCAGCGAGATTCGGGACGATACCGAGAGCGCTGAACAGTTCCTCCATGAGAAAGCCTGTGAACGCCATCGTCACGAAGAAGATACCGAGGATGTACAGCATCACCTTCCAGCCGTAGTACTTCCGGTAGACGTTCAGGACGGGGATGGTGATGAGATCGGCGTAGACGAACGCGATGACGCCGGCGAAGCTGATGCCGCCGCCCCAGAGCGCAACCGCAAAGGGAACGTTCCCCATGCTCCCGACGAAGCTGATGACGGCGATCGCGACACCCATGATGGCGTTCTCTGCGCTCACCAACAATCCATCGCCCTGGAGGAAGAGCGTGTTCCAGACCCACTGCGGAACGAAGACGATGACAAACCCCGAAATGAGAAAGCCCGCGATGATGTCCGTCCAGATCATCGACCACTCCTTGCGATACTGATTCCCGACTTTGTACCACCCGCCCCACGAGCGGAGTTCGTCGCGCCACCCGCCGCTACTTGCGGCTTCCTGCTGGTAGGTTTCCATGCAACCTTCTGAACAGAACTCCAGAGTCTCGCCCCCGTCAGTCACCAGCGAGTACTCGTCTTTGCCTTCCATCCCGCAGGTCGGGTCCTCAGTAATCCCTTGATCGTGGTCGCGTTGATTCAGTTCCTCCCGCACTTGCTCGAAGAGGTTCTCTGGGAGCGTCAGATGAACGAGGACCGCCATCACGGCGATGAGAATGACGCCGCCAAGGAGTTCTGCAACCAGAAACTCCCAGCCGAGGAGGATGAGGATCATCAGCCCGAGTTCGACGATGAGGTTCGTCGAGGCGAACATGAACGCGAAGAAGTTCACCGTGTGCGCTCCCTTCTTGAACAGCCCCTTCCCAATGGCGACCGCGCCGAAGCTACACCCACTACTTGCCGCGCCGAATACGGTTGCTTTCGTGAGGCCACTCAGATTCCCCTCTCCGAGTACGTTGGCCATCCGCTCTTT includes these proteins:
- a CDS encoding four-helix bundle copper-binding protein, whose amino-acid sequence is MSLAETVSKIDHLSEEERECIEICNEATEVCEWCADECLGDEEMEECARLCRDVADIASLHARFMARNSNYSTQLAEACAGACEECAEECERHDADHCQVCAEVLTECAESCRNMMSA
- a CDS encoding helix-turn-helix transcriptional regulator, yielding MNRRRADTVVGGLVAAVLVVGGVLSWQAYQQQQAFDQMGSMMGTSMGSVHGTNPLWYVLGTFLVSAVIGGGYLVIRDEITSIDVTDRSQNEMANPTDPEGDESPEGTTQPDGAINPESQPQARVLDLLPDDERRILEPVISSPGITQIEVRDRSDFSKSKVSQTVSALEKRGLLYRERQGRTYRIYPSDDLQQRQAN
- a CDS encoding permease, which codes for MQAALVDGILESLRIGVGFLWTAAWAIIMGLVITSLVQVYVSKERMANVLGEGNLSGLTKATVFGAASSGCSFGAVAIGKGLFKKGAHTVNFFAFMFASTNLIVELGLMILILLGWEFLVAELLGGVILIAVMAVLVHLTLPENLFEQVREELNQRDHDQGITEDPTCGMEGKDEYSLVTDGGETLEFCSEGCMETYQQEAASSGGWRDELRSWGGWYKVGNQYRKEWSMIWTDIIAGFLISGFVIVFVPQWVWNTLFLQGDGLLVSAENAIMGVAIAVISFVGSMGNVPFAVALWGGGISFAGVIAFVYADLITIPVLNVYRKYYGWKVMLYILGIFFVTMAFTGFLMEELFSALGIVPNLAGGETASEQTYFKLNYTFYLNIVAFALSGFLLYVYRRGLGSPGQYRDPVCGMRTDDSGPSLTHDGETYYFCSDQCKRSFEKHPSKFAQQHPQVSGLGGSQNHEHH